A genomic window from Diospyros lotus cultivar Yz01 chromosome 2, ASM1463336v1, whole genome shotgun sequence includes:
- the LOC127794952 gene encoding uncharacterized protein LOC127794952: MDSGREAQHSRSNSEGNGSITSDPKAAPSDDMVSQPPNMSSSVGSPFSLDYPSGEFIQLDPDLIFECASVSLHDVSYNSVSSEASSKSEQHDSGCSTVGTSPVSSDLTHEPAVLLRKPLTQSPPVQVMERSAATSYDPNRIPSCVFESSKSPSSFAWSDASNESLFSIQIGNNASYSRENVLKFLHKSGELRDSVGQSYKSIETTSSSPSNLAIQQGRECDRKYLNTKIKFNESVAGGADRKIDDEDADQVLGASIADQSKEDRIAQEPSVAQNSYQSASNRQSSVVSK; the protein is encoded by the coding sequence ATGGATTCTGGAAGAGAAGCTCAGCATTCAAGAAGCAATTCAGAGGGAAATGGAAGCATAACAAGTGATCCAAAGGCCGCGCCAAGCGACGACATGGTTTCACAACCACCCAACATGTCCTCTTCTGTTGGTTCCCCTTTTTCCTTAGACTACCCATCAGGGGAATTCATCCAACTTGATCCAGACTTGATTTTCGAGTGTGCTTCTGTATCGCTTCACGATGTTTCTTACAATTCCGTTTCTAGTGAGGCCTCTTCCAAATCAGAACAGCATGATAGTGGGTGCTCTACGGTTGGTACTTCGCCGGTTTCTTCTGATCTCACCCATGAACCTGCCGTACTGCTTAGAAAACCACTGACACAATCTCCTCCAGTCCAAGTTATGGAGAGGTCTGCAGCAACTAGTTACGATCCTAATAGAATTCCATCTTGTGTTTTTGAGAGTAGTAAATCGCCTTCATCATTTGCATGGAGCGATGCTTCTAATGAGTCACTGTTCAGCATTCAGATCGGGAACAATGCAAGTTACTCCAGGGAGAATGTTCTAAAGTTTTTGCACAAATCTGGAGAATTGCGCGACTCTGTAGGACAATCGTACAAGTCAATTGAGACGACCAGTTCCAGTCCGTCCAATCTAGCTATACAACAAGGAAGGGAATGTGACAGAAAATACCTGAACACGAAAATAAAGTTCAATGAATCAGTAGCAGGAGGAGCAGACAGAAAAATTGATGATGAGGATGCTGATCAAGTACTGGGAGCTTCCATTGCTGATCAAAGCAAAGAGGATAGAATAGCTCAAGAGCCATCCGTGGCACAAAACTCGTATCAGAGTGCATCCAACAGGCAATCCTCTGTCGTTTCCAAGTga
- the LOC127794946 gene encoding sodium/hydrogen exchanger 6-like isoform X2 — MDELQVSPPDARGSPGKEQQAAGVGILLQIMMLVLSFVLGHVLRRHRFYYLPEASASLLIGLIVGGLANISNTETNIRTWFNFHEEFFFLFLLPPIIFQSGFSLSPKPFFSNFGAIVTFAILGTFIASIVTGVLVYLGGLMYLMYRLPFLECLMFGALISATDPVTVLSIFQELGTDTNLYALVFGESVLNDAMAISLYRTMSLLQSHASSRQNFLVVVVRFLETFVGSMSSGVGVGFISALLFKYAGLDIDNLQNLECCLFVLFPYFSYMLAEGLGLSGIVSILFTGIVMKHYTYSNLSDNSQRFVSAFFHLISSLAETFVFIYMGFDIAMEQHSWSHVGFIFFSILFIGVARAANVFSCAYLVNMVRPAHRQIPVKHQKALWYSGKQDSEGLWPLPWLYSQFMISQRGMVRQYSQQPLP, encoded by the exons ATGGACGAGCTGCAAGTATCTCCGCCTGATGCGCGGGGAAGTCCAGGGAAAGAGCAACAAGCAGCTGGAGTCGGGATCCTTCTTCAGATCATGATGCTGGTCCTCTCCTTCGTCCTCGGCCATGTTCTGCGTCGTCACAGATTCTATTATCTTCCCGAAGCCAGCGCCTCTCTCTTAATTG GTTTAATCGTTGGTGGGCTTGCCAACATCTCAAATACGGAAACTAACATCAG GACATGGTTTAACTTCCATGAagagttcttcttcctcttcctattGCCTCCAATCATATT TCAGTCAGGATTCAGTCTGTCACCT AAACCATTCTTCTCAAACTTTGGAGCCATTGTTACATTTGCTATTTTAGGAACATTCATAGCTTCAATTGTTACAGGTGTTTTGGT TTACCTTGGCGGTTTGATGTATCTCATGTACAGACTTCCATTTTTGGAATGCCTGATGTTTGGTGCTCTTATTTCAGCAACAGATCCTGTAACTGTTCTATCCATATTTCAG GAACTTGGCACAGACACGAACCTTTATGCCTTGGTCTTTGGGGAATCTGTTCTAAATGATGCC ATGGCAATTTCCTTGTACAG GACAATGTCGCTTTTACAAAGCCATGCATCATCCAGACAGAATTTTCTTGTCGTTGTCGTCAGATTTCTTGAGACCTTTGTTGGCTCTATGTCATCAG GGGTTGGAGTCGGATTCATTTCTGCTTTG CTTTTCAAGTATGCAGGTTTAGATATTGACAA CCTTCAGAACTTGGAGTGCTGTCTTTTTGTCCTTTTCCCTTATTTCTC ATACATGCTAGCTGAAGGCCTTGGCCTCTCTGGTATTGTATCGATATTGTTCACAGGAATT GTTATGAAGCACTACACTTACTCCAATTTGTCAGACAATTCTCAGCGATTTGTGTCTGCTTTTTTTCATCTGATATCATCGTTGGCAGAAACATTTGT ATTtatttacatgggatttgataTTGCTATGGAACAGCATAGCTGGTCCCACGTTGGATTCATCTTTTTTTCAATT TTATTCATTGGAGTTGCAAG GGCTGCAAATGTTTTCTCTTGTGCATACCTGGTGAATATGGTTCGACCTGCACATCGACAAATACCTGTGAAACATCAGAAAGCACTTTGGTACAGTGGTAAGCAG GACTCCGAGGGGCTATGGCCTTTGCCCTGGCTCTACAGTCAGTTCATGATCTCCCAGAGGGGCATGGTCAGACAATATTCACAGCAACCACTGCCATAG